The genome window AACCGCGTCGCGCTGATCTGGGAGGGCGAGCCCGGCGACGTCCGCGAGATCACCTTCCACGAGCTCCGCCGGCAGAGCGACCGCGTCGCGAACTACCTGACCGAGACGGGGATCGAGACGGGCGACACCGTCGGCCTGTACATGCCGATGGTGCCGGAGGTCGTCGCGATCCTCTACGGCTGCCTGAAGGTCGGCGCGATCGCGGTGCCGATCTTCTCCGGGTTCGGGCGCGAGGCGACCGCGACGCGGATCGACGACGCGGAGCCCTCGGTGCTTTTCACCGGCGACGGGTTCTACCGCCGGGGCGACGAGGTCCGCCTGAAGGCGACCGCGGACGACGCCATCGCTGACGCGGGGCACGTCGAGGAGGTGGTCGTCTACGATCGACTGGGGACGACGCCCGCGAGCGACGGTGAGGACGGAGCCGACGGGAGCGACGACGCCGACGGGAGCGACGACGCCGACGCAGACCCCGTCCCGTGGGACGGCGATCGCGACCGGACGTGGGACGAGGCGGTCGGCTCCCAGCCCGCGACGTACGAGACGAAGCACCTCCCGAGCGACCAGGAGTCGCTGCTGCTGTACTCCTCGGGCACCACCGGCGAGCCGAAGGGGATCGTCCACACCCACGCGGGCGTCCTCACGCAGTGCGCCAAGGAGATCCACTTCGGCTTCGACCAGAAGCCGGCGGACCGCTTCTTCTGGGTCTCCGACATCGGCTGGATGATGGGGCCGTGGACGCTGATCGGCAACCACGCGTTCGGCGGGACGGTGGTGATGTACGAGGGCGCGCCCGACCACCCCGAGCCGGACCGCTTCTGGGAGATGATCGAGCGACACGGGATCACGCAGTTCGGCATCTCGCCGACCGCGATCCGCGCGCTCCGCAAGCACGGGGATGAGTGGGTCGAGGGTCACGACCTCTCTTCGCTCAGAATCCTGGGTTCCACCGGCGAGCCGTGGGACCCCGAGTCGTGGCGCTGGTTCTACGACGCGGTCGGCGGGGGCGAGTGCCCGATAATCAACATCTCCGGCGGCACGGAGATCTGCGGCTGCTTCCTGATGCCGATGCCGAACCAGCCGCTGAAGCCCTGTACGCTCGGCGGCCCGGGGCTGGGGATGGACATCGACATCGTCGACGAGACCGGTGAGTCGGTGAAAGAGTCAGGCGAGCGCGGCTATCTCGTCGCGCGCGACTCCTGCCCGTCGATGACGAAGTCGCTGTGGTCGGGCGACGAACGCTACCTCGACGAGTACTGGTCGACGTGGGAGGATCTCTGGGACCACGGCGACTTCGCGCAGAAGGACGAGGACGGCTTCTGGTTCCTCCACGGCCGCGCCGACGACGCCCTGAACGTCGCGGGCCGGAAGGTCGGTCCGGCCGAGATCGAGGGCGTCCTCATCGACCACGACGCCGTCAACCAGGCGGCGGCGGTCGGCGTCCCCGACGACACCACCGGCACCGCGGTCGTCGCGTACGTCGTCCTCGAACCGGGCGTCGACCCGAGCGACGACCTCCGCGAGGAGCTGCGGGCGCTGGTCGGCGACGAGCACGGCAAGCCGTTCCGGCCGCGCGAGCTGCTGTTCGTCGACGCGTTCCCGAAGACGCAGTCGGGGAAGATCATCCGCCGCGCGATCGAGTCGGTGTACGTCGGCGAGGACCCGGGCGACCTCTCCTCGATGGAGAACCCGGAGGCGCTGGAGGCGCTTCGGGACCCGGCCTGAGCGGCGCGCCGCCCGGTCGAACCGACTCGCCCCTCAGGCGGCCGCGTCCGCCACCGCCTCGGCGAGCGCGTCGTAGTCCGGCTCTTTCCCGGCGCTCTCCGCGAGCCAGCGGTAGGTCACGGTCCCGTCCGCGTCGATCACGAAGACGGCGCGCTGTGCGACGGTTTCGACGCCGTAGTGTTCGAACGCCTCGATAACGTCGTACGCCTCGATGGCGCGGTGGTCTGGGTCGCCGACCAGCGCGAACGGGAGGTCGTACTGCGCGCGGTACGCGCCGAGCGCGTGCGGGAGGTCGGTACTCACCCCGAACAGCGTGCAGTCGTCGCGGTCGAACCCGTCCCGCAGCGCCTCCATCTCGTCGGTACAGGTGTTCGAGAAGGCGGCGGGGAAGAAGGCGAGCACGACCGGTTCGTCGCCGAGGTGGTCCGAGAGCGCGAACGGCTCGATGTCGCCGTCCACGAGCGATCCGGTGAAGTCGGAGGCGTCGTCGCCGACGTCTGGCATGCCGAACACGTCGTCGGCCGCGCGTATCACCGTTTCGGCGGCGGCGGTCCGATCGAGGCAAAAAGACTATAATCGACACAGGGTTACTGCGAGACAGAGATGGTAAGTGCGACACCACTAATCGGCGGCATTCCGGCGGGGCCGGAGCTCCTCATCATCCTGCTCGTGTTGGTCCTGCTGTTCGGGGCGAACAAGATCCCGAAGCTCGCTCGGTCGACCGGCCAGGCGATGGGAGAGTTCAAGAAAGGCCGCGAACAGGTCGAAGAGGAGCTGAAAGACATGCAGGACGGCGAGAAGGCGGACTCGACGCTCGACGACGAGGACGACGACCTCGACGAACTCGAGACCGAGACCGACAAGGAAACCAGCACGTAAGCCGGCCCCCTCCGCCGACCGATCCCCGCCGTTCCGTTTTCTCCACCCGTTCTGGGCGCGTGGCCTAGCGGACAGGGCGAGAGGTTCCTAACCTCTCGATCGCGGGTTCAAATCCCGCCGCGCCCGCTATCTGCGAACGAAGTGAGCAGTAGCGGCGCAAGCGGGATTTGAAGCAGGGAACGGAGCGAGCGAAGCGAGCGGAGTGACTGAGGTTCAAATCCCGTCGCGCCCGTTCCCTCGCTCCGCTCAGTCACGGGCGCGACTGGCTCCACGCTCACTCGCTCCGCTCGTTCGCGTGGATCCCGCCGCGCCCTTTTATGTAATTTAAATAGCGTTCGTCGGATTCGACATCTCCGAGCGCGCCTCAGTCCGGGTCTTCGCCCAACCGATCGAACGAGCGCGACGCGAGCGCGACCGACCCGACCGCGATCGCGAGCGTCGCGACCGCCAGTCCCGGCCCGGGCTCGTACAGCAGCGGCGGATGGAAGCCGAACACGTAGTCGACGACGACGTTCGCGACGCCGAGCGCGAGCGCCGCCGCGAGCGCGCCGCGCGTCGTCCGCCCGAAGGCGGGGAACAGCAGCGCGAGCCCCACGAACAGCAGGTGCGTGCCGATCACCCCCCAGTAGTAGATCCAGGCGTCGGGCGCGGCGACGTACTCGCCGAACGCGAGGTTGAGCGAGACCACCGGCCAGACGCCGAACTGGACCAGCCAGACGAACGCGAGCGTATGGAGGTACGCCAGCGGCCGCGACGCGGGGGCGTCCGCGGTGACGTCGCCGCCGCGCCGCACGGTCGCGACCAAGGTCGCGAGGACGGCACCGCCGAGCGCGACGGCGACCGCCGAGTCCGCGTACAGCGGCCAGAGGAGAATCGGTACCTCGCCCGCGGTCGGCGCGTAGTACCCGATCCCCACCGCGAGCATGAACGCCGTGAACGCGCAGACGACGGCGAGGCTCCGCGGGGTCCCGAGCAGTTCCTCGGCGATCGCCGCCCTCACCCGCCGCCTGACCGCCTGTCGGCGGAGCCGTCGAAGCCGTCGGAGTCGCTCGGCGCGTGACACGGGTGGCGATCGGTGCGCGGGGGCCTAAAATCCGCCCGTCGCCGACGATTATCAATCGCGGTGTTTTGCGAGACACCTTTTTCAACGGATGCGCCGTTCCCTCGACCATGGCCAACGAGGACGCCGAGCGGTCCGCCCCCCGATCCGACCCCGAGGGCGATCGATCGGCGTCCAGCGCGGCGGAGTCCGTGGCGACCGACCCGGACGCGCCGGACTCGGACGCGGCGGAAGCGGACGCGGCGGACTCGGACGCGGCGACGGCGGACGGGGCGGAAACGGAGTCGGGAAATCGAGACGAGACAGACGACCCGGCCGACGGGGCATCCGACCTCTCGGAGGCCGCCGAGCGGGACGGAACGAGCGACGGCGCGCCGGTCGTCACCGATCGGTATTCCTGGCGGTCGCTGCTCGCGGAGCACGGCCACGAGGACGCCGCGGAGCGCGTGTACGCCGACGTGCCGGACGCGCCGGCCGTCCCGGCGGACGCCGTCGCGCTCCACCTTCCGAACGGCGCGGGCGAGATCGTTCGCGCCCCGGGCGTCGACGAGCCCTTCGAGGCGGACGGCGAGACCGAGGTGCCCGGCCACGGCACCCCCGATCGGGGGACGCTCGTGGTCGGCACCGACGCCGTCGTCCTCGACGGGGCCGCCGTCGTGCCGACCGGCGAACGGGTAGCGGCGCCGGCGGCGCCCGACCGCGTCGAGAACGACGATGTTGGTGACGACGCTGCTCCCGAGGCCGACGCCGAGCTGGGATCGGCCGCGGAGTCCGCCGGAGACGCGGACGAAACGGAAACAGAAGTACGGGAAGCGGTCGATACGAGCGACGAAACGGCTGCGAACGGGGAGACGGACGCGACCGAGCTAGACGCGCGTGGCGACGAGGGAGACGACGAGCGGAGCGACCACGACGAGGCCGAACGCCTCGACAGCGCCCCCGAGACCGTCTTCGACGTCCCGGTCGGCCGCGGCGGCGTCGCCGGCGTCGTCGTCGCGTCCGGCGGTAGCGTCGAGTCGGTCCCGTCGCGCGCGCCGACCCCGGAGGAGTGGGACCGAGTCGACTTCGATCCGGGGGCGCTCCTCGGGTTCGACCCGAGCGAGACCGACTACCGGTTCCGCGCGGCCGCCGCGGTCGGGGACGTCCTCTGGGACCTGTGCGCGGCCCGGTACGACCCCTACTCGGTCCCCGTGTTGAAGGGGTACTACACGTGGGACGACTACCGCGAGGAGTTCTTCCTCGACGAGGAGGGGAACCCGCCGACCGAGGAGAACGAGGAGGGGGAGGCGGTGCCGCTCGAGTTCACCCACGAGGACAAGACCGAGGCGCTCGGCTTCGATCCGGACCGGACCGAGGAGCTGCTCGGGGCGGGCGGGGGCGCCGCGGCCGACCTCGCCGACCTCGTCGAGGAGCGGACCGTGGACGTCAACCCCGAGGTCGACGAGGACGCGTTCTTCTCGACCGACGAGGGCCACACCACGCTGACGAACCGGTACGACCTGGAGAAGGCGGTGCCGATGCCGAAGAAGACGCACTTCCAAGAAGAGGAGCGCTACTGGGTGAACAAGCCGTACGCGTTCGTGATCGTCTTCCGGTCGCGGAAGGAGAACGAGGCGAAGTACTACGCCGTCCAGCCGTACCGGACGGAGATCGAGACGGACCTCACGGAGTTCCTCACCGGCAAGCTCCGGACCTCGATCAAGTACGCCGACGAGTCGATCGCGGGCGGCGACGAGTCGTTCCGCGAGGAGGTGATAGTCGAGGAGACGCGCACGCTGCTCGACCGCTACGGGCTCTACGAGGACGAGGGCGAGGAACGCGGCATCGCGGACACGCTGGTCGACCGGTTCGGCATCGACCCGACCGAGGGAATCGCCGGGCGGATCGCGGAGTCGCTGGGCTACGAGCCCCCGACCGAGGAGCCGGCCGACCCGCCGAAGATCAGCGCTCGGCCCGAGCCCGCGCTTCTTGCCGAGGACTCCCGGACGCTCTCCGCCCATCAGGTCGAAAAGCTGCTGTACTACCTGAAGCGGGACTTCGTCGGCTACGAGCGGATCGACCCGATCAAGTACGACATCAACGTCGAGGACATCTCCTGTGACGGGTACGACTCCCCGGTCTTCGTCTACCACTCCGAGTACGAGCAGATCATCACCAACGTCTACCACGGCACCGACGAGCTCGACGACTTCGTCGTGAAGCTCGCGCAGCGCTCGGGGAAGGGCATTTCGAAGCGCCGGCCGCAGGTGGACGCCACCCTCCCGGACGGCTCGCGGGCCCAGCTCACGCTCGGCCGTGAGGTGTCCGACCACGGGACCAACTACACGATCCGGCAGTTCAACGACGTCCCCTTCACCCCGATCGACCTCATCAACTGGAAGACGTTCTCGCTCGACGAGATGGCCTTTTTGTGGCTCTCGATCGAGAACCACAAGAGCCTGATCTTCGCGGGCGGCACCGCGTCCGGGAAGACGACGAGCCTGAACGCCGTCTCCCTCTTCATCCCCTCGAACGCGAAGATCGTCTCCATCGAGGACACCCGCGAGGTGGAGCTCCCCCAGCGCAACTGGATCGCCTCCGTCACGCGCCCCTCCTTCTCCGACGACGACAAGGGCGACATCGACGAGTTCGACTTACTGGAGGCCGCGCTCCGTCAGCGCCCCGACTACATCGTGATGGGCGAGATCCGCGGCGAGGAGGGTCGGACCGCCTTCCAGGTGATGTCCACCGGACACACCACCTACACCACGTTCCACGCGGACTCCGTCGGCGAGGTGCTCAAGCGGTTCACCACCGATCCGATCAACGTCTCGAAGACGATGTTCACGGCGCTGGACCTCGTCTCGATCCAGACCTCCACTCGGGTTCAGGGGAAGAAGGTCCGGCGGAACAAGTCGATCACCGAGATCAACCACTACGACGCCGAGAACGACGAGATCAACGTTCAGGACGTGTTCCAGTGGCAGGCGGAGACGGACGAGTTCCTCCAGATGGGCGACTCGAACACCCTCGAAGACATCATGTTCGACCGCGGCTGGAGCCGGGCGACCCTCGACGAGGAGCTGCGCAAGCGGCGGGTCGTGTTGGCGTACCTCATCGATCGCGGGCTCAACAGCTACGCACAGGTGGCGGCGACGTTCCAGGCGTTCATCAACGACCCGGAGACGGTCCTCGCGCTGATGGCCAACGAGGAGCTGGAGCGTTCGCTGGAGGACCTCCGCGAGATGGAGTCGGTGCTGATCAACGTCGACCGCGAGAAGGAGGCGCTCGTCCCCCGGCCGAAGCCGGACGCGGACGGCGAGACCGAGGCCGCGGAGATACTCGAGTCCGCCGAGGACCTGTTCGAGACGTACCGCGGCGAGGTGCCCGACTCGGTCGCCGACGCGCTCCTGGAGATGAACCACGCGGGCGACGTCGAAGCGACCCCGAGCGACCGCGAGGCGCTCGCCGAGACGGCCCGGGAGGCCGAGGCGGCCGACGACGATCCGGCCGGGCCGGAGCCGGCGACGAACGCGACGGACGCGGACGACGCGAGCGCGACGCCACCGGACGCCGAGGGGTCGGCCCCCTCGGGAACCCCGTCTCCGGACCCCGCGCACGGCGACTTCGAGGGCGTCTCCGAGGCGGCCGGCGACGGCTCCGGCGGCCCGAACCGGATCGACTTCGGAGAGCCCTTCGACGAGGGGGTCGACGTGCTATCGTCGCCCGCGGGCCCGCCCGAGCGGGGCGCGGACCCCGGCCCGGACGCGGACCTCGACGTGAGCGAGGGGTTCGGCGCCGCGGACTCTGTCGCGGGCGAGCCCTCGGCCGAAACCGACGACGGAGATCCGGATCAGGACGGCGGAGAGTTTGTACAGGGAGCTGACGAGAGCGACGGCACCGAGGGCGAAGGTGAGATTGACAACTCTGAGGACGAAGGTGAGATCGACAACTCTGAGGACGAAGGCGAGAGCGGCGACGGTTTCGACGAGGGATCGGCCGACGACATCGACGACTGGGGGTTCGACGCCGTCGAGCCCGCGGAGGACGGGTGACTATGCCCGTCGCGAGGGCAGCGCCGTGAGCCTCGACGTGGACGCGGGCGACGGCGGCGTCGACGCGAACGTCCTCGCGGAGCTGTGTTACCCGGCCTTCGAGCTGCTGTTCGACCCCGAGGGCGATTTCGTCGCGGACGTCGAGCGCAAGCTCTCGGAGGCGCGGATGCCCGACCAGGTCGAGATGTACGTCTCGCTGGCGCTGGCGGTCGGCCTGCTGGTCGGCGGGGCGCTGTGGGCGCTCGGCACGCTGGTCGGCTACGGGGTGTTCTCGCTCGGGCTGATCGACCCGTCGTCGCTCTCGCTCGGTATGCCGGCGCCGACGCCGGCGATCAAGGAGCTGCTCCGGTCGCTCGTCGTGCCGACGGCGGTGCTTCTCAGCGGCCTGATCTTCGGATCGATCGGGTTCGCGATCGGGTTCGGCGGCCTCGTCGCGGTCCCGTACTCGCGGGCCTCCTCCCGGAAGCGGGAGATCAACCTCCTGCTGGCCGACTCGGTGTCGTTCATGTACGCGCTCTCCGTCGGCGGGCTCAACCAGCTGGAGATCCTGCGCGCGATGGCGACCGCCGAGGACACCTACGGCGAGGTGTCCCGCGAGTTCCAGAGCATCGTCAACGAGACCGAGTACTTCGGCACCGACTACCGGAACGCGATCCGCCAGCAGTCGATGGAGACTCCCTCCGACGAGCTCTCGCAGTTCCTCGCCGACATGCTCTCCATCGTCAACTCCGGCGGCGACATGGAGAGCTTCCTGAAGGACAAAAAGGAGAAACACCTCCGCACGTCGAAACAGGAACGCGAGATGACGCTGGAAACGCTGGAGCTGTTCGGCGAGATGTACATGACGCTCTCGCTGTTTCCCCTGCTTCTCATCATCATCCTCGTCATCATGGGGATGATGGGCGAGGCCGACGACCGGCTGCTGTACGCGACCGTGTACGTCCTCATCCCCCTGGTCGGCGCCGGGTTCCTCGTGCTGGTCTCGACGGTGAAACAGGACGAGCCCGGCGACGGCTACCTCCAGCCGGACGGCGGCAGCGAACGGCTCCGACAGACGAGCCAGGAGGGGCTCTTCCACTTCGGGCTCGTGGAGGCGTTCGTGGGGACCTTCTCCGTCTTCGACCGCATCCGCGACCGCGAGGGGACCCACAAGACGATGGAAATCCTCTCCGCGCCGCATCTCTTCCTCCGCGAGAACCCGCTGTACACCCTCGCGTTGACCGTGCCCGCGGCGGTCGCGCTCGTCGTCGTCGCGGCCGCGGCCGGCTCGGCGCCGACGACGTTCGACGGCTGGGTCGCCCGCCCGGTGTGGTCGGCGTTCGTCTGGCTCTACGTCCCCGTCTACGTCGTCCTGATCCCCCTCGGGTTCTTTTACGAGTGGCACCAGCGCTCGCGCCGGGCGGTGACCGGGAAGCTCTCGGAGACGCTCCGGAAGCTCTCCTCCGCGAACGACACCGGACAGACGCTGTTGGAGTCCGTCCAGACCGTCTCGGAGACGTCGACCGGGAAGCTCGCCGAGGAGTTCGAGGTTATCCACGCGAAGGTGAACTACGGGATGAGCCTGCGGGACGCCCTCGTGGAGTTCAACAACTCGTACGCGGTGCCCCGGCTCGCGCGGACGGTGAAGCTTATCACCGAGGCGCAGGAGGCCTCCTCGCAGATCACGGACGTGCTGACGACGGCCGCGCAGGCCTCGGAGAACCAGGACGACATCGAGCGCGAGCGGAAGTCGCGGACCCGGATGCAGGTCGCGATCATCGTGATGACGTACGTCACGCTGCTCGGCGTGATGGCCATCCTCCAGACGCAGTTCATCGACGTGATGGGCGACCTCGTGAGCCAGAGCGACGGCGGCGGCGGGGCGGGCTTCGGCGGCGGGGGCGGCGTCGACCCCGACGTGCTCTCCATGCTGTTCTTCCACGCGGTGACGATCCAGGCGATCCTCTCGGGATTCATCAGCGGCTACATCCGCGACGCGGAACTGATCTCCGGCGTGAAGTTCGCCGTGATCCTGATGACGCTGGCGCTGGGGGTGTGGATCTATGTCGGGTGACCGCGCGCAGACGGTCCTCGACTTCGTCGTCGGGATGTCCGTGTTCCTCGTCGCGGTCGGCTTCACCTTCGCGTTCGTCCCGTCCCTGTTGGAGCCGTACGCCGTCGGCGAGGGGGCGACCGTCATCGTCGCCGAGCGCGGCGCGGCGCGGCTCGCGGAGTCGTCGCTCGCGGAGCCGTCGGTCGCCGGCGGCACGACCGCGACGCTGTCGCACGCGTGTACCCTCGCGTTCTTCGACGGGACGGACCCCGACGCGGCGGCGGACGAGTCGGACTGCGCCTGGACGGCGAACGCCGATGACCTCCACGCCGAGCTCGGCGTCGACGACCTCCGCGGGCTCAACCTCACGGTCACGCAGCACGGGGCGATAGAGACGCTGAACTCGACGGACGGCCCCGTCGCGATGCGCGCCGGGCCCGCGCCGCCCGGCGGAACGAGCGTCTCGTCGGCGAGTCGCATCGTCACCATCGACGACCCCGAGGACCCGCGGGGTCCCGAGACGTACCGACTCACGCTGCGGGTGTGGTGAGATGTTCGTCGAACATCTCCCCGACGACCGGGGGCAGGCGCACACGCTGGAGGCGTTCACGGCGGCGCTGCTCCTCGTGACTGGGCTCATCTTCGCCACGCAGGCGACGGCCGTCACGCCGCTCTCGGCGAGCACGTCGAACCAGCACGTCGAGAACCAGGCTGGGATCGCCGCGCAGGACCTGCTGTCGACGACCGACGCGAGCGGCGACCTCGAGGCGGCGCTGCTGTACTACGACAACGGCAGCTTCGTCGGCGCCGCCAACGGGGAGGGGTACGCGGGGATGCCGCCGGAGTCGCACCCGCTTCATGACCCGCTGACGGAGGCGTTCGGCGACCGCCAGATCGCGTTCGACATCGACGTCTACTACCCCGAGGACGGGGGCAACGAGACCGGCGACGTCTCGATGGTCGACATGGGCTCGCCGACGGACAACGCGGCGACGGCGAGCGTCCGCGTGGCGCTGTACGGCGACGACCGGTTCGGCGCCGACGACCAGCACGTCCTCTCGACGGACGGCCCCGGCAGGGGGTACTTCGCCGATCCGGCCGACGGCGACGGTGAGGTCCTGTACACGGTCGTGGAGGTGCGCATCACCGCATGGCAGATGTGAGCCTCCCTCGCCTCGGCGGCCGCGAGCGCGACCGCGACGATCGGGGCGATCGCGGACGTGAGCGCGACGGCGCCGACCG of Halorubrum trapanicum contains these proteins:
- a CDS encoding AMP-binding protein — protein: MTEYEGIDEVVHEPSEAFAESTNVAAFMREYGIDDYEELIERTTSAVDGEPASGVDWFWDEIVDYLDIEFYTDYDAVRDGAERRSAGNRTQSGDDSDGPQFSDWYPGGEINVSHNVVDRHAAVDSPNRNRVALIWEGEPGDVREITFHELRRQSDRVANYLTETGIETGDTVGLYMPMVPEVVAILYGCLKVGAIAVPIFSGFGREATATRIDDAEPSVLFTGDGFYRRGDEVRLKATADDAIADAGHVEEVVVYDRLGTTPASDGEDGADGSDDADGSDDADADPVPWDGDRDRTWDEAVGSQPATYETKHLPSDQESLLLYSSGTTGEPKGIVHTHAGVLTQCAKEIHFGFDQKPADRFFWVSDIGWMMGPWTLIGNHAFGGTVVMYEGAPDHPEPDRFWEMIERHGITQFGISPTAIRALRKHGDEWVEGHDLSSLRILGSTGEPWDPESWRWFYDAVGGGECPIINISGGTEICGCFLMPMPNQPLKPCTLGGPGLGMDIDIVDETGESVKESGERGYLVARDSCPSMTKSLWSGDERYLDEYWSTWEDLWDHGDFAQKDEDGFWFLHGRADDALNVAGRKVGPAEIEGVLIDHDAVNQAAAVGVPDDTTGTAVVAYVVLEPGVDPSDDLREELRALVGDEHGKPFRPRELLFVDAFPKTQSGKIIRRAIESVYVGEDPGDLSSMENPEALEALRDPA
- a CDS encoding redoxin domain-containing protein; amino-acid sequence: MPDVGDDASDFTGSLVDGDIEPFALSDHLGDEPVVLAFFPAAFSNTCTDEMEALRDGFDRDDCTLFGVSTDLPHALGAYRAQYDLPFALVGDPDHRAIEAYDVIEAFEHYGVETVAQRAVFVIDADGTVTYRWLAESAGKEPDYDALAEAVADAAA
- a CDS encoding twin-arginine translocase TatA/TatE family subunit codes for the protein MVSATPLIGGIPAGPELLIILLVLVLLFGANKIPKLARSTGQAMGEFKKGREQVEEELKDMQDGEKADSTLDDEDDDLDELETETDKETST
- a CDS encoding DUF1405 domain-containing protein is translated as MSRAERLRRLRRLRRQAVRRRVRAAIAEELLGTPRSLAVVCAFTAFMLAVGIGYYAPTAGEVPILLWPLYADSAVAVALGGAVLATLVATVRRGGDVTADAPASRPLAYLHTLAFVWLVQFGVWPVVSLNLAFGEYVAAPDAWIYYWGVIGTHLLFVGLALLFPAFGRTTRGALAAALALGVANVVVDYVFGFHPPLLYEPGPGLAVATLAIAVGSVALASRSFDRLGEDPD
- a CDS encoding ATPase, T2SS/T4P/T4SS family, whose product is MANEDAERSAPRSDPEGDRSASSAAESVATDPDAPDSDAAEADAADSDAATADGAETESGNRDETDDPADGASDLSEAAERDGTSDGAPVVTDRYSWRSLLAEHGHEDAAERVYADVPDAPAVPADAVALHLPNGAGEIVRAPGVDEPFEADGETEVPGHGTPDRGTLVVGTDAVVLDGAAVVPTGERVAAPAAPDRVENDDVGDDAAPEADAELGSAAESAGDADETETEVREAVDTSDETAANGETDATELDARGDEGDDERSDHDEAERLDSAPETVFDVPVGRGGVAGVVVASGGSVESVPSRAPTPEEWDRVDFDPGALLGFDPSETDYRFRAAAAVGDVLWDLCAARYDPYSVPVLKGYYTWDDYREEFFLDEEGNPPTEENEEGEAVPLEFTHEDKTEALGFDPDRTEELLGAGGGAAADLADLVEERTVDVNPEVDEDAFFSTDEGHTTLTNRYDLEKAVPMPKKTHFQEEERYWVNKPYAFVIVFRSRKENEAKYYAVQPYRTEIETDLTEFLTGKLRTSIKYADESIAGGDESFREEVIVEETRTLLDRYGLYEDEGEERGIADTLVDRFGIDPTEGIAGRIAESLGYEPPTEEPADPPKISARPEPALLAEDSRTLSAHQVEKLLYYLKRDFVGYERIDPIKYDINVEDISCDGYDSPVFVYHSEYEQIITNVYHGTDELDDFVVKLAQRSGKGISKRRPQVDATLPDGSRAQLTLGREVSDHGTNYTIRQFNDVPFTPIDLINWKTFSLDEMAFLWLSIENHKSLIFAGGTASGKTTSLNAVSLFIPSNAKIVSIEDTREVELPQRNWIASVTRPSFSDDDKGDIDEFDLLEAALRQRPDYIVMGEIRGEEGRTAFQVMSTGHTTYTTFHADSVGEVLKRFTTDPINVSKTMFTALDLVSIQTSTRVQGKKVRRNKSITEINHYDAENDEINVQDVFQWQAETDEFLQMGDSNTLEDIMFDRGWSRATLDEELRKRRVVLAYLIDRGLNSYAQVAATFQAFINDPETVLALMANEELERSLEDLREMESVLINVDREKEALVPRPKPDADGETEAAEILESAEDLFETYRGEVPDSVADALLEMNHAGDVEATPSDREALAETAREAEAADDDPAGPEPATNATDADDASATPPDAEGSAPSGTPSPDPAHGDFEGVSEAAGDGSGGPNRIDFGEPFDEGVDVLSSPAGPPERGADPGPDADLDVSEGFGAADSVAGEPSAETDDGDPDQDGGEFVQGADESDGTEGEGEIDNSEDEGEIDNSEDEGESGDGFDEGSADDIDDWGFDAVEPAEDG
- a CDS encoding type II secretion system F family protein produces the protein MSLDVDAGDGGVDANVLAELCYPAFELLFDPEGDFVADVERKLSEARMPDQVEMYVSLALAVGLLVGGALWALGTLVGYGVFSLGLIDPSSLSLGMPAPTPAIKELLRSLVVPTAVLLSGLIFGSIGFAIGFGGLVAVPYSRASSRKREINLLLADSVSFMYALSVGGLNQLEILRAMATAEDTYGEVSREFQSIVNETEYFGTDYRNAIRQQSMETPSDELSQFLADMLSIVNSGGDMESFLKDKKEKHLRTSKQEREMTLETLELFGEMYMTLSLFPLLLIIILVIMGMMGEADDRLLYATVYVLIPLVGAGFLVLVSTVKQDEPGDGYLQPDGGSERLRQTSQEGLFHFGLVEAFVGTFSVFDRIRDREGTHKTMEILSAPHLFLRENPLYTLALTVPAAVALVVVAAAAGSAPTTFDGWVARPVWSAFVWLYVPVYVVLIPLGFFYEWHQRSRRAVTGKLSETLRKLSSANDTGQTLLESVQTVSETSTGKLAEEFEVIHAKVNYGMSLRDALVEFNNSYAVPRLARTVKLITEAQEASSQITDVLTTAAQASENQDDIERERKSRTRMQVAIIVMTYVTLLGVMAILQTQFIDVMGDLVSQSDGGGGAGFGGGGGVDPDVLSMLFFHAVTIQAILSGFISGYIRDAELISGVKFAVILMTLALGVWIYVG